A stretch of the Notamacropus eugenii isolate mMacEug1 chromosome 2, mMacEug1.pri_v2, whole genome shotgun sequence genome encodes the following:
- the LOC140522707 gene encoding olfactory receptor 12D1-like — protein sequence MPNHTSVNEFILLGITGTQELKHYLFAVFLTIYILILIGNGAILVIVISEPHFHSPMYFFLGNLSCLDICYSTVTLPKMLNDFLSTNKTISFVGCITQLHFFHFLGSTEVILLCVMAFDRFVAICNPLRYMVLMKHQVCLSLTVVTWITGFFHALLHSIMTSHLTFCGSNHIQHFFCDIKPLLDLACGNIELNQWMLETVTGTIAISTFFFILLSYFYIISFLLFKSRSCSMLQKALSTCASHFIVVILLYVPVVFTYISPSSGGSTDKDQIVAIMYCVVTPVLNPLVYTLRNKDMKGALIKAISKKLFPEHF from the coding sequence ATGCCTAACCATACCTCAGTGAATGAGTTTATTCTTCTTGGAATAACAGGAACTCAAGAACTGAAACATTACCTCTTTGCTGTTTTTCTCACCATCTACATCCTTATCCTTATTGGAAATGGTGCCATCCTGGTGATTgtcatctctgagcctcacttcCACTCTCCCATGTATTTCTTCTTGGGTAACCTTTCCTGTCTGGATATCTGCTACTCCACAGTAACATTGCCCAAAATGCTAAATGACTTCCTCTCCACCAACAAGACTATCTCCTTTGTAGGCTGTATTACTCAActccatttcttccatttccttggtAGCACAGAGGTCATCCTTCTATGTGTCATGGCCTTTGATCGCTTTGTGGCCATCTGTAATCCACTCCGCTATATGGTTCTCATGAAGCACCAAGTATGTCTCTCCTTGACTGTTGTAACCTGGATCACTGGTTTCTTCCATGCCTTGCTCCATTCCATCATGACTTCCCACTTGACATTCTGTGGATCCAACCATATCCAACACTTCTTCTGTGACATCAAGCCACTACTAGATCTGGCTTGTGGGAACATAGAGCTCAACCAGTGGATGCTTGAAACAGTCACTGGCACCATTGCCATCAGTACTTTCTTCTTTATACTTCTCTCTTACTTCTATAttatcagttttcttcttttcaagaGTCGGTCTTGTAGTATGCTTCAGAAAGCATTGTCAACTTGTGCTTCCCACTTCATAGTGGTCATTTTGTTGTATGTACCTGTTGTTTTCACCTATATTAGTCCCTCCTCAGGTGGCTCCACAGATAAGGACCAAATAGTGGCCATCATGTACTGCGTGGTCACTCCAGTTTTGAATCCACTGGTTTATACCTTGAGGAACAAGGATATGAAGGGGGCATTGATCAAAGCCATTAGTAAAAAATTGTTTCCTGAACA